TCAGAGGACATATCAGCATAAGATAAAGGATGGCGGTTGTGGAGTCTGTCACGATTCTCACGCTTCCAATACTCAGCATCTCCTTAAAGTTTCCGTGGAACGGATCTGCCTTGACTGTCATAAAACATCCGATTCTTCCATGCTGGAAAGCCATTCTTCCTATGCGCCGACCGGAAAGAGTTGCATCGACTGCCATACTCCGCACTCTTCCGAGAAACCGAAGCTCATGAAAGCCAGTGTTCATGCTGCCATTCAGGATAACGGATGCTCAAACTGCCATGAAGCTCCTGATTCAGCGCATCCATTCAACCTTCTGGATAGACAGGCGGCTCTCTGTTTCGTCTGTCACGAAGACAGCAAGGGGAAGTTCGGGAAGAAGATCCCTCATCAAGTGGCAAAGGAAGGAAAGTGCAGTTTCTGCCATTCCCCGCATGCTTCCGATTTCAGAGCCCTTAGGAGGGTTGAGGAGCCCAATCTCTGTACCATCTGTCATGACAGAATGAAGGAAACTAAGCGACTGAAGTTCCAGCACGCCCCGGTTAAGGAGGGTTGCTCTTCCTGTCACGACCCACATTCCTCCGATGTGGCCCGATTGCTCTTCGAAGAAGTAGCAAGCCTGTGTCTGAACTGCCACGATGACGTGAAGAAATCTCAGGCGAAGAAGGTGCTCCATTTCCCCTTCAAGAACGGAGAATGCATCGGATGCCATGAACCCCATGGCTCGAAGAATCCGAAGCTCGCTGTAGAAGTAGATGCTGCCCTCTGCTACCGGTGCCATTCCAACAGAAGGGATCAGTTTGCAGATGGGATTCAGCACTTCCCGGTGAGCAATGGGCAGTGCCTCGCTTGTCATATACCTCATGGCTCGGAAGGTAAAGCTCTTCTATCGGATGAGATTCCAAAAGTATGCTTCAAATGTCACGAAAAGATCTCCACCTCCCTTGCGGGCGCAAAACTTCACGTTCCCTTCTCGGAGGGAAAGTGCATGACCTGCCACCTTCCTCACAATGCAAAATATGATGCTCTGCTCGCACGCGATGTCAGAAGTCTTTGCGAAGAATGTCACGATGAGAGTTCGATCATGTTGAGGGATGCGGCATCGATCCACAAGCCGCTGAGGGAGGGGCTCTGCGTGGAATGTCATTCTCCCCATGGGAGCTTCCTGAGCGGGCTGGTAAGAGGGAAACCA
This genomic window from Acidobacteriota bacterium contains:
- a CDS encoding cytochrome c3 family protein: MTMKKENKRLLCLLPIGKCLAFFSILLLTLLFVRMDFGQFKKKDKAVGKGCIDCHQEYRKKFAGKFVHQPVKEENCEGCHLKHGVVGIIRLKEVGSTLCISCHADMQKKLAEDNVHQPIQEKGCTDCHEPHASDHPSLLLKSRTEVCFQCHESSAFQRTYQHKIKDGGCGVCHDSHASNTQHLLKVSVERICLDCHKTSDSSMLESHSSYAPTGKSCIDCHTPHSSEKPKLMKASVHAAIQDNGCSNCHEAPDSAHPFNLLDRQAALCFVCHEDSKGKFGKKIPHQVAKEGKCSFCHSPHASDFRALRRVEEPNLCTICHDRMKETKRLKFQHAPVKEGCSSCHDPHSSDVARLLFEEVASLCLNCHDDVKKSQAKKVLHFPFKNGECIGCHEPHGSKNPKLAVEVDAALCYRCHSNRRDQFADGIQHFPVSNGQCLACHIPHGSEGKALLSDEIPKVCFKCHEKISTSLAGAKLHVPFSEGKCMTCHLPHNAKYDALLARDVRSLCEECHDESSIMLRDAASIHKPLREGLCVECHSPHGSFLSGLVRGKPKEVCLKCHDDFRKRLVAKDTVVHSLIVDGECGKCHASHSSREMALLKVPGQMLCLQCHDISTAKFSESHGNIPVSGGHCVQCHNPHFSDHKFLFREIIHSPFQQGDCKVCHV